The Mesorhizobium sp. M1D.F.Ca.ET.043.01.1.1 genome contains a region encoding:
- a CDS encoding M81 family metallopeptidase: MRVFTASLATETNTFSPVPTDRASFEMAFYAGPGKHPETPTLCSSPIVALRRRAAKEGLTVIEGTATWAEPGGIVQRQTYEALRDEILGQLKAALPVDAVILGLHGAMVAQGYDDCEGDLLERVRGIVGPKVVIASEFDPHSHLTPKRVAASDIMAYFLEFPHTDFYERGEHVVELGLAAARGEIKPIISTFDCRMIQVLPTSREPMRSFVDKIRALHGKDGVLSVSVIHGFMAADVPEMGTRILVVTDDDKAKGDALAEKLGRELYALREKTAMTMLNTAAGIERALAVRAERQDKPVVIADIWDNPGGGVPGDGTIVLRELLKRGVDKVGVATIWDPIAVTFCHAAGEGAVIDLRFGGKAGPQAGEPIDARVTVLRAVKEGWQSFGPSRVTLGASAVVRIEGTEVDVILNTNRTQTFEPDIFSNIGVDPLSKSILLIKSTNHFYAGFAPIAAEIIYVAAPSSYPSNPAVTNYRKLKRPVWPRVKDPWKLPISPLVGEMPGRAEGGAKDRDLG, translated from the coding sequence ATGCGCGTCTTCACCGCCTCGCTGGCGACGGAAACCAACACCTTCTCGCCGGTGCCGACCGACCGGGCCTCGTTCGAGATGGCCTTCTATGCCGGACCGGGCAAGCACCCGGAGACGCCGACGCTGTGCTCCTCGCCGATCGTGGCGCTGCGCCGCCGCGCTGCGAAGGAAGGTCTGACCGTCATAGAAGGCACCGCCACCTGGGCGGAGCCCGGCGGGATCGTGCAGCGGCAGACTTATGAGGCGCTGCGCGACGAGATCCTCGGCCAGCTCAAGGCCGCGTTGCCGGTCGATGCGGTGATCCTCGGCCTGCATGGCGCCATGGTGGCGCAAGGCTATGACGATTGCGAAGGCGATCTTCTGGAGCGCGTGCGCGGAATCGTCGGGCCGAAGGTGGTGATCGCCTCGGAATTCGATCCGCACAGCCATCTGACGCCGAAGCGCGTGGCGGCCTCCGACATCATGGCCTATTTCCTCGAATTCCCGCACACCGATTTCTACGAGCGCGGCGAGCATGTGGTCGAGCTTGGCCTGGCGGCGGCGCGCGGCGAGATCAAGCCTATCATCTCGACCTTCGACTGCCGCATGATCCAGGTGCTGCCGACCAGCCGCGAGCCGATGCGCTCCTTCGTCGACAAGATCAGGGCGCTGCACGGCAAGGACGGCGTGCTGTCGGTCTCGGTCATCCACGGCTTCATGGCCGCCGACGTGCCGGAAATGGGCACGCGCATCCTGGTCGTCACCGACGACGACAAGGCAAAGGGCGACGCATTGGCGGAAAAGCTTGGACGCGAGCTCTACGCCTTGCGCGAAAAGACGGCGATGACGATGCTGAACACGGCCGCCGGCATCGAACGCGCGCTCGCCGTGCGGGCCGAGCGTCAGGACAAGCCGGTGGTGATCGCAGACATCTGGGATAATCCTGGCGGCGGCGTTCCGGGCGACGGCACCATCGTGCTGCGCGAGCTGCTTAAGCGCGGTGTCGACAAGGTCGGCGTGGCGACGATCTGGGACCCGATCGCGGTGACCTTCTGCCATGCGGCAGGCGAGGGCGCCGTCATCGACCTGCGTTTCGGCGGCAAGGCGGGGCCGCAGGCCGGCGAGCCGATCGATGCGCGCGTCACGGTGCTGAGGGCGGTGAAGGAGGGCTGGCAAAGTTTTGGGCCGAGCCGGGTGACCTTGGGGGCTTCAGCGGTGGTTCGCATCGAGGGCACCGAGGTCGACGTCATCCTCAACACCAACCGCACCCAGACCTTCGAGCCGGACATCTTTTCCAACATCGGCGTCGATCCGCTGTCGAAGAGCATTTTGCTGATCAAGTCGACCAACCATTTCTACGCCGGCTTCGCGCCGATCGCCGCCGAGATCATTTATGTCGCGGCGCCGAGCTCCTATCCGAGCAACCCAGCGGTGACGAATTACAGGAAGCTGAAGCGGCCGGTGTGGCCACGGGTGAAGGATCCGTGGAAGCTGCCAATCTCCCCCCTTGTGGGGGAGATGCCCGGCAGGGCAGAGGGGGGCGCGAAGGATCGCGACCTTGGTTAG